AACAGGGAAATCCCTCGCCCCCGACTCTCGAAGGGTTTAGCTACCTCCCAAGTGGTATAGCGAATGGTATCAGGTGCTACCCGATGGGTTAACACCCAACCTACTACCTCCTTTCCCTGACGCAAACCCAAACTATTCAAGGGTTCTAGCCGGTCTTTCTCCACAGAAGCGGGCAAAGATAAACCCGCCTCTGGCCAGGAAAATACCTCAAGGGAGGGAGGTAGGGGAAACTTGTTTAACCAATCTACTTTAGCAATATTTTCTGTAGTGGTTTTGCCTAGCAGTAAGGTAATTTGAGGCGGTTGCCATTGTAATCTTTGTAAAATCCCTTCTAATGCCAAAGGAGTCGAGGAACTGGTGGAATAGCTCAAAACTAACTCTTGAAAGCCTTGAGTCTTTAATTCCCTTTCCAAATAAGCCACTAACCTTGTGCCAATCCCTTGTTTTCGATAATCGGGCAACACAAAAAGAGAAATAATTTTCGCCGTTTCCACGTTTAAACGTTCGGCGATCGCCAATCCCACTATTGACCCGTTAATAGAAGCCGAAAGTCCCGTTAATTCCCCTTGGGGTGGGGTTTTTTGCCAACGCTGCCGTAACCGAGGAAAGGTCAATTCATCGTAATCTAGGGCATTACTGCTATTGAGGTGATACACCCGTTGATATTTAACCTCTGATGCCAAACCTTGCGCCCCTACAGGGGAAATTGGCTGATCTGTCGGTAATTGTGCGATCGCCTCAGTAGGTTGGGGTAAACCGGCAATAGGGGGAGTTGCGCCCTTACTGGGGCGTTTGGCCGTAGGTTTGGTGATAACAATGCCTCCACTCTCAGGAAACGTCACCAATCGTTGAATTTCATCCCCCTGTAACCCAATCGTTTCAGGTTGACTAACTCCAGGCAAAACCACTACATCAAACAATTCTTCAATTATACTCTGAAAATATAGCCAGTGCAGGGTTTTACCCGTTTGTAAGTCAATCACCATTAACCCAGATTGGGGGCGATTTCCCTCAGACATAAGGCGTTTTTCTAGAGGTAAGCCGCTAAAACTCTGAGAACGTAATTGAGATAGTCCGACAAAGGCAAAGTTTTGCCAAAAGGCTAACCCGCGCACAAATCCAGGGCAAAATATGATAGGATCGAAGCGTTGATCTTGGATGTAGCCAAATTCCCCTGTCCCAGAATTGAGTAACCACAATTTCCCCTGATACCAACGGGGAGAATGGGGCATGGATAAACCTGTGACAATAATTTCGTTGTGGTTAACATCTATGACGACTCCCCCATCAAGGCGATGATTACGCCATCCAGCCGCCGTATCTGTGGCACTACAGGCAGTGACATAAGCAGGTTTGCCCTCCACCATAGCCAAACCGTTGAGGTGACAACGATCTTCCGGCACTAATTTCGAGATAAATGAGGGTCGCCACAGGGGAACAAAACTATAATCGGGATTAATTGTGGCTAAACAACTAAAATCGGTATTGACAAAAATCACGTTTTGTGCATTGTCTAATACTATTTCATGGGCGTTAACATCCCCGGTGGTGTAAGCGGTGCGGGGGACATAGAGGCGGTCTGCTTCCTGTGATTTTTCCCCACTATCGAGAAGATTATGGAAATCCCAAATTTGATAACGGGTGGTCATGTAGAGGCGATTTGCTGCTACATATAATCCCATTGGTTTGTCGAATAGTCTTTCGTGCAGTTTCAGCCTTCCGTTAGCTTGGCCACTGACAAAAAAAAGGCGGTTAGTTTGGTAGGTGGTAGCAGCAATACTGATGTTTTGCTGTTCCAGCCAGCGAGTTAAGTCAGGGGAAGACGTAACTCTAAGTTGGTTTGCGGATAGGCTCATTTAACTCGTTTTTTCAAAAAAAGTATTAATACTTAGGAATTATAGGTGAATCCTAGCATTTATTAAGCATTTATTATATTAAGGAAAGTAATTCCTGATCATTAAGATAAAAAAAACTTTTATATCCTTAGAGTCCCCTGATTATGATACCTCCAACTCAACCCCAGAACACTTTCCCCCTTAACTACTCAACCCACACGCAACAGAGGGCCCAAAGAGCTTTATTTTGTTCTCCCTTTGAGTTAACCTTATGGGTAGCCATGAAAGATAATAGCGTTCCTCTCCCCAACATCGCAGGAGAAACAGGAGTTCAACAAAGATATACTCAAAAATCTATTTCAGAACAAAGGGTAGAAAAAGAGTTACTCTGGTTAATTAGTGTCGGAATATTACGCCGAGAAGTCGATGGACAGGGAATTACTGATAGTTTTCGCCTAACTCCCTTGGGACGACAATTAACCGCTCAATGGGAGATAACTCGGCAAATTTGGCAAGAACCTTCTTGGTGGGAAAGATTATTAAATACTCTCACTCGGTGGTTTAGTCTGCCCTTCTAAACTAATTTATCTTTCTCTCCCGTTCTGA
This genomic interval from Aphanothece sacrum FPU1 contains the following:
- a CDS encoding TIGR03032 family protein, with amino-acid sequence MSLSANQLRVTSSPDLTRWLEQQNISIAATTYQTNRLFFVSGQANGRLKLHERLFDKPMGLYVAANRLYMTTRYQIWDFHNLLDSGEKSQEADRLYVPRTAYTTGDVNAHEIVLDNAQNVIFVNTDFSCLATINPDYSFVPLWRPSFISKLVPEDRCHLNGLAMVEGKPAYVTACSATDTAAGWRNHRLDGGVVIDVNHNEIIVTGLSMPHSPRWYQGKLWLLNSGTGEFGYIQDQRFDPIIFCPGFVRGLAFWQNFAFVGLSQLRSQSFSGLPLEKRLMSEGNRPQSGLMVIDLQTGKTLHWLYFQSIIEELFDVVVLPGVSQPETIGLQGDEIQRLVTFPESGGIVITKPTAKRPSKGATPPIAGLPQPTEAIAQLPTDQPISPVGAQGLASEVKYQRVYHLNSSNALDYDELTFPRLRQRWQKTPPQGELTGLSASINGSIVGLAIAERLNVETAKIISLFVLPDYRKQGIGTRLVAYLERELKTQGFQELVLSYSTSSSTPLALEGILQRLQWQPPQITLLLGKTTTENIAKVDWLNKFPLPPSLEVFSWPEAGLSLPASVEKDRLEPLNSLGLRQGKEVVGWVLTHRVAPDTIRYTTWEVAKPFESRGRGISLLAEAIRRQINSDVPYLTGSVSHHYPRLLQFVGRHLMPYLTGVGEVRQTSKLIKSSEEN
- a CDS encoding Npun_F0494 family protein; the encoded protein is MIPPTQPQNTFPLNYSTHTQQRAQRALFCSPFELTLWVAMKDNSVPLPNIAGETGVQQRYTQKSISEQRVEKELLWLISVGILRREVDGQGITDSFRLTPLGRQLTAQWEITRQIWQEPSWWERLLNTLTRWFSLPF